The Pirellulales bacterium genome includes a window with the following:
- a CDS encoding cellulase family glycosylhydrolase has protein sequence MWSERCLRAFKPLAAWVIIVVAVVVDTTAGATQGEEGPLGRIEVSDDGRRFVVAESGQPFVPWGFNYDHDEQGRLIEDYWVEEWPKIEADFAEMRALGANVVRVHLQLARFLDGPDRPSDAALRQLARLVRLAEQQRMYLDITGLGCYHRADVPAWYDDLSEAERWQAQAVFWRAVARTCAASPAIFCYDLMNEPVVPGQGGRRQDWLGPAFAGKHFVQFITRETRDRPRVEVARAWTRHLVSAIREVDGEHLITVGLVPWSLDRPGLTSGFTPREIAPEIDFVSVHLYPERGKVDEAIETLRGFGVGKPLLVEETFPLHAGLDDFGRFIDQSRPHAAGWLGFYWGRTPAECRDSRELADKLMLAWLEFFTAHAPTDAATK, from the coding sequence ATGTGGAGCGAACGCTGCCTGCGAGCTTTCAAGCCACTGGCCGCATGGGTCATCATCGTCGTCGCGGTTGTCGTCGACACGACCGCGGGCGCTACCCAGGGCGAAGAAGGCCCGCTAGGTCGCATCGAGGTGAGCGACGACGGCCGCCGATTCGTCGTGGCCGAGAGCGGACAGCCCTTCGTTCCCTGGGGATTCAACTACGATCACGACGAACAGGGGCGCCTGATCGAGGACTACTGGGTCGAAGAATGGCCCAAAATCGAGGCGGACTTCGCCGAGATGCGCGCGCTCGGGGCGAACGTCGTGCGCGTGCATCTGCAACTGGCCAGGTTTCTCGACGGTCCCGATCGCCCCAGTGATGCGGCCTTGCGCCAGCTCGCGCGGTTGGTGCGGTTGGCCGAGCAGCAACGGATGTATCTCGACATCACGGGGCTGGGCTGTTACCACCGCGCGGACGTGCCCGCCTGGTACGACGACTTGTCTGAAGCCGAGCGTTGGCAAGCACAGGCCGTCTTCTGGCGTGCCGTCGCGCGGACCTGCGCCGCTAGTCCGGCCATCTTCTGCTACGACCTGATGAACGAGCCCGTCGTGCCAGGGCAGGGGGGGCGTCGCCAGGACTGGCTGGGGCCGGCCTTCGCGGGCAAGCACTTCGTGCAGTTCATCACGCGCGAAACGAGAGATCGCCCACGCGTCGAAGTGGCTCGCGCGTGGACCCGTCACCTGGTGTCGGCGATACGCGAAGTCGACGGCGAGCATCTCATCACGGTGGGGCTCGTGCCGTGGAGCCTCGACCGGCCGGGCCTCACCTCAGGCTTCACGCCGCGCGAGATCGCGCCAGAGATCGACTTCGTCAGCGTGCATCTCTATCCGGAACGCGGCAAGGTCGACGAGGCCATCGAGACCTTGCGGGGATTCGGCGTGGGCAAGCCGTTGCTCGTCGAAGAGACCTTCCCGCTCCATGCCGGCCTGGACGATTTTGGCCGATTCATCGACCAATCGCGCCCGCACGCAGCCGGCTGGCTGGGCTTCTACTGGGGAAGGACTCCGGCCGAATGCCGCGACTCGCGCGAGCTGGCCGACAAGCTGATGCTCGCCTGGCTCGAGTTTTTCACGGCGCACGCTCCGACAGACGCGGCAACCAAGTAA
- a CDS encoding chloride channel protein, whose amino-acid sequence MTQVVSEATPAPATTWLSNVSSVARQNLVFAVGAVAAGLGALYFNYAEDYGGRFFHAVWRLSPWLAAALAAGGMVLICRLRDLYFPGTEGTGIPQSIAALKLDASERRAALSPRIAVGKILLLTLALFTGLTVGREGPSVHVAACFLFFAASYARFPEHVVQRGLILSGGAAGIAAAFNAPIAGIIFTFEEIGRSFDKRNLGWIVRAVIIACLVCVLFLQDYLFYGHVEGFVPNLWRPWLGVVVIGLLGGLLGGLFAAAVVWCMPRVSRLMDEHPVIVPAVLGTILGLIGLASGGLSYGGGYIESSKILMEGAEYSDAFPLWRALASFAAILSAIPGGIFDPSLTVGAGLGSSLQGWFTSLEPQAVILLFMAAYFAAVVQSPVTATVILLEMTDARTMTLPLATASILAYEVSRRVCPTSLYESLAENFIHRMWLRYDQLR is encoded by the coding sequence ATGACACAGGTAGTTTCCGAGGCCACGCCTGCACCGGCGACCACGTGGCTGTCGAACGTGTCGTCCGTCGCGCGGCAGAACCTGGTCTTCGCTGTGGGGGCGGTGGCGGCCGGTCTCGGGGCGCTCTATTTCAACTATGCCGAGGATTACGGCGGCCGGTTCTTTCATGCCGTCTGGCGCCTTTCGCCCTGGCTCGCGGCAGCGCTCGCGGCGGGGGGCATGGTGCTCATCTGCCGCTTGCGCGACTTGTACTTTCCCGGTACCGAAGGCACGGGTATTCCGCAATCGATCGCCGCGCTCAAGCTCGATGCGTCCGAGCGCCGCGCGGCTCTTTCCCCGCGCATCGCCGTGGGCAAGATCTTATTGCTCACGCTGGCGTTGTTCACGGGGCTGACCGTGGGGCGCGAGGGGCCGTCGGTTCATGTCGCGGCCTGCTTTTTGTTCTTCGCCGCCAGTTACGCGCGCTTTCCCGAGCATGTGGTGCAGCGCGGATTGATTCTGAGCGGTGGAGCCGCCGGCATCGCCGCCGCCTTCAATGCGCCCATCGCCGGCATCATCTTCACCTTCGAGGAGATCGGTCGTTCGTTCGACAAGCGAAACCTGGGGTGGATCGTCCGCGCGGTAATCATCGCCTGCCTGGTCTGCGTGCTCTTCCTGCAGGACTACTTGTTCTATGGGCACGTCGAGGGCTTCGTTCCCAACCTCTGGAGGCCCTGGCTCGGCGTGGTGGTCATCGGCCTGCTGGGGGGGCTGCTAGGAGGGCTCTTTGCCGCCGCGGTCGTATGGTGCATGCCCCGCGTGTCGCGCTTGATGGACGAACATCCGGTGATCGTGCCCGCGGTGTTGGGCACGATTCTAGGATTGATCGGGCTTGCCTCGGGGGGGCTCAGCTACGGCGGCGGATACATCGAGAGCTCAAAGATTCTCATGGAGGGAGCCGAATACTCCGACGCCTTTCCCCTGTGGCGAGCGCTGGCGAGCTTCGCCGCGATTCTGAGCGCTATTCCCGGCGGGATCTTCGATCCGAGTCTCACCGTCGGGGCAGGGCTTGGCAGCTCACTGCAGGGCTGGTTCACTTCGCTCGAACCGCAGGCCGTGATCCTGCTGTTTATGGCCGCGTACTTCGCGGCCGTGGTGCAGAGCCCGGTGACCGCCACCGTCATCCTGCTCGAAATGACCGATGCCCGCACGATGACCCTGCCGCTGGCCACGGCCTCGATCCTGGCCTACGAGGTCTCGCGCCGGGTCTGCCCGACGTCGCTTTACGAGTCCCTGGCCGAGAATTTCATCCACCGCATGTGGCTCCGTTACGACCAGCTTCGCTGA
- a CDS encoding leucyl aminopeptidase: protein MKIDTLDSSVVEAEADALVVPVFAGAPLSGSAATLDRAAGGLIERLIGTGEFGAKPYETLTLHSPAGVRAPLVLLVGLGKREEWNQGLAFRAAAAAARALATKRRRSIAYFLEVDAEGERFAAAGIAGVITGCVGQDLYRAEKKLFPFGELHWAGADEAALDEGRILGEAINLARRLVNEPPDVLYPATFAERAVELSAEHGLECEVWDEKLLADERMFSLLGVARGSANPPRMVLLRYRGAPEAPLVALVGKGVTFDSGGLSLKPSDSMQTMKCDMAGAATVLAAMTAIARLGLRVNVIGMLGLVENMPGGNSFKLGDVLTARNGRTIEVLNTDAEGRLVLADVLSIAIELGATRIVDLATLTGACMVALGPRVAGLMTNDQPWCDDLLAAAAASGEPCWQLPMFADYGDMIRSEVADIKNIGEGRWGGAITAAKFLEEFVSGKPWTHCDIAGPAFAEKPSKWADAGGTGYFVRTLVELARRLEDSNANAPAPR from the coding sequence GTGAAGATCGATACGCTCGATTCGTCCGTCGTCGAAGCAGAAGCCGATGCCCTGGTCGTCCCCGTCTTTGCCGGCGCGCCGTTGTCGGGCAGTGCCGCCACACTCGATCGAGCCGCCGGAGGCCTGATCGAGCGGCTCATCGGCACGGGCGAGTTCGGGGCGAAGCCTTACGAGACGTTGACGTTGCACAGCCCCGCGGGCGTGCGTGCGCCGCTGGTGTTGCTCGTGGGGCTCGGCAAGCGCGAAGAATGGAATCAAGGCCTCGCCTTTCGAGCCGCAGCGGCCGCGGCGCGGGCCTTGGCCACCAAGCGACGACGCAGCATCGCGTACTTTCTCGAAGTCGACGCCGAGGGTGAACGCTTCGCGGCGGCGGGCATTGCCGGCGTGATTACCGGGTGCGTGGGCCAGGATCTTTATCGCGCCGAAAAGAAGCTCTTTCCGTTTGGCGAGCTGCATTGGGCCGGCGCCGACGAGGCCGCCCTCGACGAAGGTCGCATTCTCGGCGAAGCGATCAATCTTGCGCGGCGGCTGGTCAACGAGCCCCCGGATGTCCTCTATCCCGCGACGTTCGCCGAGCGCGCCGTGGAACTCTCGGCCGAGCACGGACTCGAGTGCGAGGTTTGGGACGAGAAGCTGCTTGCCGACGAGCGGATGTTCTCGCTCTTGGGGGTCGCGCGCGGCTCGGCCAACCCCCCTCGCATGGTCCTGCTGCGTTATCGCGGCGCCCCCGAGGCGCCGCTGGTGGCGCTAGTGGGTAAGGGAGTCACCTTCGATTCGGGGGGCCTCTCGCTGAAGCCCAGCGATTCGATGCAGACGATGAAGTGCGACATGGCGGGCGCCGCGACCGTGCTGGCCGCCATGACGGCGATCGCGCGGCTGGGCCTGCGCGTGAATGTCATCGGCATGCTGGGCCTCGTCGAGAACATGCCCGGCGGAAACTCGTTCAAGTTGGGCGACGTGCTCACCGCGCGAAACGGTCGCACGATCGAAGTGCTCAATACCGATGCCGAAGGTCGCCTCGTGCTGGCCGATGTGCTCTCGATCGCCATCGAGCTCGGCGCGACCAGAATCGTCGATCTGGCGACGCTGACCGGCGCGTGCATGGTGGCCCTGGGGCCGCGCGTGGCCGGCCTGATGACCAACGACCAGCCGTGGTGCGACGATCTTCTGGCCGCCGCGGCCGCGAGTGGCGAGCCGTGCTGGCAGTTGCCCATGTTCGCCGACTACGGCGACATGATTCGCAGCGAAGTGGCCGACATCAAGAACATCGGCGAAGGCCGCTGGGGGGGGGCGATTACGGCGGCCAAGTTCCTCGAAGAGTTTGTCAGCGGCAAGCCGTGGACGCATTGCGACATTGCCGGGCCAGCCTTCGCCGAAAAGCCCTCGAAGTGGGCCGACGCCGGCGGAACGGGCTATTTCGTCCGCACGCTGGTCGAGCTGGCACGCCGGCTCGAAGACTCGAACGCCAACGCTCCGGCGCCCCGCTAG